Proteins from one Plasmodium relictum strain SGS1 genome assembly, chromosome: 10 genomic window:
- the TOM22 gene encoding mitochondrial import receptor subunit TOM22, putative has protein sequence MGMIISKIKKKNEESDILVSKKPTLNFEKKDTVKIKNKLKLAKSRINNFIKKGIKTTSWVVWIAGVSVVVLITPIAFQYEKECQLFEMQAQFFQAQQAANVPQLN, from the coding sequence ATGGGAATGATAATTtcgaaaataaaaaaaaaaaatgaagaaagtGACATTTTAGTATCAAAAAAACCAACattaaattttgaaaaaaaagatacagttaaaatcaaaaataaattaaaattagcGAAATCTAggataaataattttataaaaaaagggATTAAAACAACTTCATGGGTAGTGTGGATAGCTGGGGTTTCGGTTGTTGTTTTAATTACTCCTATTGCTTTTCAGTACGAGAAAGAATGCCAACTTTTTGAAATGCAAGCACAATTTTTTCAAGCACAGCAGGCAGCTAATGTTCCTCAATTAAACtga